The Spirochaetota bacterium genome has a segment encoding these proteins:
- a CDS encoding PilZ domain-containing protein: MTNNRKHARVSYEKQVELVAEGQTLIGKSIDISNSGIQVVVNVPVSHLSVHRMAFMLPLDSENVPIPCKIVRSNKADTEEDEHVLGIEFSCQTDAQMILIDNFIRNVNFTRIKNEYGTSDMRIIPRISCSLTGISSDKDGVSIISIDNISTEGCLVSYKGILNTRESITIGVNLPGDRRGITAEGSVSYVIRGNKGDTNRAGLCFKSISDIDSTRIQNFILKSATSTAIKTIQERRNEQVAANDTLIKNHETIVALFNLLKKEKRTMNVLFDKSIIMFVLKMRTIDTKKKLFTTSSQKEVIDCELKKHHQVYCSFYLHGSSYYFTTDIRESGPTSIAFALPSVIHQSDKRSCQRKYISGGIDISLELEDSPIGRLRGELVNISRRGFSCNVKLNNFDREQIQLGQSVTYTFNKDMGLDAFGEIRHIKEVGLYDEGMMVQIGIEAGIRRKDYIYKRFSLTQWNKGKGSLKRPFPGSSRIVSDIVRYANRDGKEIVALLNHTGAVGKVPVVILPPAFGKKKEALAPLVATLIENFGRFGRDIVTIRYDGINRPGESCRDQMCPKRGYEMLNYRISQGLDDLEATMDFVHHNAMFKPSEVVIVAFSMSALDARKLAVKDKRVSYLINVMGVTCARSSFNNITGGIDIIDNARNGIQNGLSGVLGQILNLDTTARDLIDTRYAYLADARHDMARIAIPVSWIFGKYDRWVVEREIRDLMSVRSKGSREVIEIPTGHNLRSSDDAIRTFKIVTRMIYHYLNGQTIRPMNPDRERMVAMITGERERLVAQDDVDVGVYWKEYLVGGDRNCAGYDVYRNIDEFREFLSLQGRLLDLKNGESMADMGCGTGIFIERMIDDSASQGLDLGRANLVLADLVPEALGRTREKIEQLKRTHGPLIPSRITYLQRNLEPNRLLPVKRFMEDGSLGYEFLRNRIEGLRNSTIDNLVRLNSEVIASIMRGVPISEHSRGYLRACLNDDDYCAIIDINRAARYISGTLKPDDLKTSCNKRINGSGSEELHDIRTTDLDFTCLKFGDNTRDVRMGFHDESFHKISASLLISYLFNPDEIIHEFYRLLKPEGRLLVSSMRPDSDISVIFTNYINKVQNLDRDEYDSEKRDVDLADARTMLNEAASLFQLEEDGYFRFYSGEEIAGMMRKAGFVNMEIHLSMGSPPQAVIVTGIKK; the protein is encoded by the coding sequence ATGACCAATAACAGAAAACATGCCAGGGTATCCTATGAAAAGCAGGTGGAGCTTGTCGCTGAAGGACAGACCCTCATCGGTAAATCCATAGATATCAGCAACAGCGGCATCCAGGTTGTCGTCAATGTTCCGGTATCCCACCTGTCCGTGCACAGGATGGCATTCATGCTTCCCCTGGATTCAGAGAACGTTCCGATTCCCTGCAAAATAGTTCGGAGCAATAAAGCGGACACTGAAGAAGACGAGCATGTCCTGGGAATCGAGTTCTCCTGTCAGACGGACGCGCAGATGATCCTTATCGACAACTTTATAAGGAATGTGAACTTCACCAGGATAAAGAATGAATACGGGACATCCGACATGAGGATTATCCCGCGCATATCATGCAGCCTCACCGGAATCTCCAGCGATAAAGACGGGGTCTCCATTATTTCAATAGATAACATCTCGACTGAAGGGTGCCTTGTCAGTTACAAGGGAATCCTGAATACACGCGAATCCATCACCATCGGGGTGAATCTGCCCGGGGACCGGCGAGGCATTACCGCCGAGGGATCAGTCTCCTATGTTATCCGGGGAAATAAGGGCGATACGAACAGGGCCGGATTGTGCTTCAAATCCATCTCGGATATTGATTCCACCAGGATTCAGAATTTCATCCTCAAATCGGCCACAAGCACCGCCATTAAAACGATACAGGAAAGGAGGAACGAACAGGTCGCCGCCAATGATACCCTGATAAAAAATCATGAAACAATCGTAGCCCTCTTCAATCTTCTGAAAAAAGAAAAAAGGACGATGAATGTCCTTTTTGACAAAAGCATCATCATGTTTGTCTTGAAGATGAGGACTATTGACACAAAGAAAAAATTATTCACCACATCATCGCAGAAAGAAGTCATTGATTGTGAGTTGAAAAAGCATCACCAGGTGTATTGCTCCTTTTACCTGCACGGTTCAAGTTACTATTTTACCACGGATATCAGGGAGTCCGGCCCGACAAGCATTGCCTTTGCCCTGCCGTCGGTGATCCACCAGTCTGACAAGAGATCATGCCAGAGAAAATACATCAGCGGGGGGATCGATATTTCCCTTGAGCTTGAGGATTCCCCCATCGGAAGACTTCGGGGCGAGCTGGTCAACATAAGCCGCCGCGGCTTTTCATGTAATGTGAAGCTTAATAACTTCGATAGAGAGCAGATCCAGCTGGGCCAGTCGGTCACCTACACATTCAATAAAGATATGGGTCTTGATGCCTTTGGGGAAATACGACATATCAAAGAAGTAGGCCTTTATGATGAAGGGATGATGGTGCAGATAGGCATTGAAGCAGGCATCAGGCGCAAGGATTACATTTATAAACGTTTCAGCCTGACCCAGTGGAACAAGGGCAAAGGATCATTGAAACGCCCATTTCCCGGCAGTTCCAGGATCGTTTCCGATATCGTGCGATATGCGAACAGGGATGGGAAAGAAATCGTGGCCCTCCTGAACCATACCGGCGCGGTGGGCAAGGTGCCGGTTGTCATCCTCCCCCCGGCCTTTGGGAAAAAGAAGGAGGCGCTGGCTCCCCTCGTGGCGACATTGATAGAAAACTTCGGGCGCTTCGGCAGGGATATCGTGACCATCCGGTATGACGGCATCAACAGGCCGGGGGAAAGCTGCCGGGATCAGATGTGCCCCAAGCGGGGCTACGAGATGCTCAACTACCGCATCAGCCAGGGCCTTGACGATCTGGAAGCGACCATGGACTTCGTGCATCACAATGCCATGTTCAAGCCTTCGGAGGTCGTCATTGTCGCCTTCAGCATGTCGGCGCTGGATGCGAGGAAACTGGCGGTGAAGGATAAGCGGGTCAGCTATCTGATCAACGTCATGGGCGTCACCTGCGCCCGGAGCTCCTTCAATAATATTACCGGCGGTATCGACATCATCGATAACGCGCGGAACGGCATACAGAATGGACTCTCCGGCGTGTTGGGGCAGATTCTGAACCTTGATACCACCGCGAGGGACCTGATCGACACCAGATATGCCTATCTCGCCGACGCGCGCCATGACATGGCACGCATAGCCATTCCGGTATCCTGGATTTTCGGCAAGTATGACCGCTGGGTCGTTGAGAGGGAGATCCGGGATCTCATGAGCGTCCGGTCAAAGGGCTCCCGTGAAGTAATTGAAATACCCACCGGCCATAATCTCCGGTCCAGTGATGACGCGATCCGGACATTTAAAATTGTGACGCGCATGATATATCATTATCTCAATGGCCAGACGATTCGTCCTATGAATCCAGACCGGGAACGAATGGTAGCCATGATCACCGGGGAGCGCGAGAGGCTTGTCGCGCAGGATGATGTCGATGTGGGGGTATACTGGAAGGAATATCTCGTCGGCGGGGACCGGAACTGCGCCGGCTATGATGTGTACCGGAATATCGATGAATTCAGGGAGTTCCTGTCGCTACAGGGAAGGCTCCTGGACCTGAAAAACGGCGAATCCATGGCGGACATGGGATGCGGAACCGGCATCTTCATTGAGCGAATGATTGATGACAGCGCGTCGCAGGGGCTCGATCTCGGCAGGGCCAATCTGGTGCTGGCGGATCTGGTCCCGGAAGCCCTTGGCAGGACCAGGGAAAAAATCGAGCAGCTGAAACGCACCCACGGCCCCCTCATCCCGAGCCGTATTACCTATCTGCAGCGGAATCTTGAGCCGAACCGTCTCCTTCCCGTGAAGCGGTTCATGGAAGACGGTTCCCTGGGGTATGAGTTTTTAAGAAATCGAATAGAAGGGTTGAGGAACAGCACCATTGATAATCTGGTGAGACTGAACTCGGAGGTTATTGCCAGCATCATGCGCGGTGTGCCGATAAGCGAACATTCCCGGGGGTACCTGCGCGCGTGCTTGAATGATGATGATTATTGCGCTATCATCGATATCAACCGCGCCGCACGATACATTTCCGGCACACTGAAGCCTGACGACTTGAAGACATCTTGTAATAAAAGGATCAACGGATCAGGTTCAGAGGAGCTCCATGACATCAGGACGACCGACCTGGATTTTACATGTCTCAAATTCGGGGACAATACCCGTGATGTGCGCATGGGCTTTCACGACGAATCGTTCCACAAAATCTCGGCGAGTCTTCTTATTTCGTATCTCTTTAATCCCGATGAGATAATTCATGAATTTTACAGGCTTCTTAAGCCGGAGGGACGGTTGCTTGTCTCTTCCATGAGACCTGACAGCGATATATCGGTCATTTTCACAAATTATATAAACAAAGTGCAGAACCTTGATCGTGATGAATACGATTCGGAGAAAAGGGACGTTGATCTTGCCGATGCCAGAACCATGCTCAACGAGGCGGCATCGCTCTTTCAGCTGGAGGAGGACGGATATTTCAGGTTCTATTCCGGCGAGGAAATCGCCGGCATGATGAGAAAAGCGGGCTTTGTAAATATGGAAATACATTTATCAATGGGAAGCCCGCCCCAGGCGGTAATCGTGACCGGGATCAAAAAGTAA
- a CDS encoding inositol monophosphatase, with translation MIADIADFARMISREAGAILLKGFRSQGTVISYKSRTDLVTDADKASEKHLVERISARFPDHTIIAEEGSRKDAAGDYIWYVDPLDGTNNYAHGLPFFCVSLGVFSISLKRVVAGVVFNPFLDEMFTAMRGRGAFLNDQPIHVSSLDDIGVSLVATGFPYDKALSENNNLKEFNRIILRIQGIRRMGSAAIDLSYVACGRLDGYWEGKLKSWDMAAGSLVVEEAGGTVTTYNGGLFHPEYPEIVASNGKIHGQLIDLLTL, from the coding sequence ATGATCGCTGATATCGCCGATTTTGCGCGGATGATCTCGCGGGAAGCCGGGGCGATTCTCCTCAAGGGCTTCAGGTCGCAGGGAACGGTCATTTCCTATAAGAGCAGAACCGACCTGGTGACTGACGCGGACAAAGCCTCGGAAAAGCACCTGGTAGAGAGGATATCGGCCAGGTTTCCCGACCATACCATTATCGCCGAAGAGGGGAGCCGGAAAGACGCTGCCGGCGATTATATCTGGTATGTGGATCCCCTTGACGGCACCAATAATTACGCCCACGGGCTTCCTTTTTTCTGCGTGTCCCTCGGCGTCTTTTCCATAAGCCTCAAGCGGGTCGTGGCCGGCGTCGTTTTCAATCCATTCCTTGATGAAATGTTCACCGCGATGAGAGGACGCGGGGCCTTTCTCAATGATCAGCCGATACATGTCTCTTCATTGGACGATATAGGCGTTTCCCTTGTCGCCACGGGATTCCCCTATGACAAGGCGTTATCGGAGAACAATAATCTGAAAGAATTTAACCGCATTATTCTTCGCATACAGGGAATTCGTCGTATGGGATCCGCCGCAATCGATCTGTCCTATGTGGCCTGCGGCAGGCTTGACGGCTACTGGGAGGGGAAGCTCAAGTCATGGGACATGGCCGCGGGCAGCCTTGTCGTGGAAGAGGCCGGCGGTACCGTTACCACGTATAATGGCGGGTTGTTTCATCCGGAATATCCGGAGATTGTTGCCTCAAATGGGAAAATCCATGGTCAGCTCATTGATCTGCTCACCCTCTAA
- a CDS encoding tetratricopeptide repeat protein translates to MKKSSPFLLILVCVLIVMASSHALFSDEDAEDRARHKKAIELGESDRVDEALTIFDKAVEYRKRAMAIAYHNKGYALEKKGDLPQAIKNYEEAWKLNPKQILTGERLCYSHYKTENYERTIQVGEAVLKADPANKQVPPWLEDAYKKRGGKKQEVPEKPQVFYMTLDGMVRMGSYYGNKSLYWGIYHTSHHGFRYVPDDGLITSAPYTLFMRITPIPLIQIDATLENPWLGALTPPGLVVLSEKAEILFNIKNIKLGAGVMLNQYDTSRAFYRRYRLNDVKVGLIVGYRKDKVDTTITWYPRMLIMDPRSSSGKSFDVGSLRIDYGYQMYPDVKIHAIFNFRDYYVFCHSNDWRVFYMSFMRYYRGIASYWGVYDMGLGLTFGNLVKHDDGSELLSLTVEWLERFYLENLNNTHPYTLAPNGQGWFGLDVYRFTKGKPFPGFKALSQVISLRLNESFTRNFFMYQKFIAEVADQDSEHHEFNIQIGMGIKF, encoded by the coding sequence ATGAAAAAATCGAGCCCCTTCTTACTTATCCTGGTTTGCGTGCTGATCGTCATGGCGAGCAGTCATGCCCTTTTTTCCGATGAAGACGCCGAGGATCGCGCGAGGCATAAAAAGGCGATCGAATTAGGTGAGTCGGACAGGGTCGACGAAGCCCTGACAATATTCGACAAGGCCGTTGAGTATCGGAAGAGGGCGATGGCGATAGCGTATCATAACAAGGGATACGCCCTCGAGAAAAAAGGGGATCTTCCCCAGGCGATAAAGAATTACGAGGAAGCATGGAAGCTGAACCCAAAACAAATTCTCACCGGTGAGCGCCTCTGCTACAGCCATTATAAAACTGAAAACTATGAGCGCACGATCCAGGTCGGTGAAGCGGTTCTGAAAGCCGATCCCGCCAACAAACAGGTGCCGCCCTGGCTTGAAGACGCCTATAAAAAGCGCGGCGGGAAGAAACAAGAGGTTCCTGAAAAGCCCCAGGTTTTCTATATGACCCTTGACGGCATGGTCCGGATGGGCTCCTATTACGGAAACAAATCCCTGTACTGGGGGATCTATCATACATCGCACCATGGATTCCGGTACGTGCCCGATGACGGACTTATCACCAGCGCGCCCTATACCCTCTTCATGAGGATTACTCCGATCCCCCTTATCCAGATCGACGCCACGCTGGAAAACCCGTGGCTTGGCGCCCTGACGCCCCCGGGGCTGGTGGTGCTGTCCGAAAAGGCCGAAATACTATTCAACATTAAGAACATAAAACTCGGCGCCGGGGTGATGTTGAACCAGTACGACACCAGCAGGGCCTTTTACCGGAGATACAGGCTGAACGACGTTAAAGTGGGATTGATTGTCGGGTACCGCAAGGACAAGGTGGATACGACCATCACCTGGTATCCGCGTATGCTCATCATGGACCCGCGCTCTTCCTCGGGAAAGAGCTTTGACGTGGGATCCCTTCGCATCGACTACGGGTACCAGATGTATCCGGACGTGAAAATACACGCCATTTTCAATTTCCGCGATTATTACGTTTTCTGCCATTCCAACGACTGGCGCGTTTTTTATATGAGCTTCATGAGATACTACCGGGGCATTGCCAGTTACTGGGGGGTCTATGATATGGGCCTGGGCCTGACCTTCGGCAACCTGGTGAAGCATGACGACGGGTCCGAGCTGCTGTCGTTGACCGTTGAATGGCTCGAGCGGTTTTATCTGGAGAATCTTAACAACACGCATCCCTATACCCTGGCCCCCAACGGCCAGGGATGGTTCGGCCTCGACGTATACCGGTTTACCAAGGGAAAGCCCTTTCCCGGTTTCAAGGCCCTGTCCCAGGTGATAAGCCTCCGGCTGAACGAATCTTTCACGAGGAATTTTTTCATGTACCAGAAGTTCATCGCCGAGGTCGCAGACCAGGACTCGGAGCACCATGAGTTCAACATCCAGATTGGAATGGGAATCAAGTTCTAG
- a CDS encoding radical SAM protein, translated as MQPSYIELYNNGRLGQCAGELYERLSQCTLCPHRCRVNRIEGERGRCKSGVYPVVSSFNAHFGEEAPLVGRCGSGTIFFTHCNLDCIFCQNYDISHLGRGEELSYQRLAEIMLSLQNRGCHNINFVTPTHMNYAIVKALLIAVPMGLRLPLVYNSGGYDDAAVLSILDGVYDIYMPDFKYMDPETAGSLSGAPDYPDVAMAALREIHRQVGDLVLDRNGIARRGLLVRHLVLPNNIAATDRVINFIADLSRGTYINIMDQYHPEYRAGECFDLKRRITLQEYDDAVDHALNCGLTRIDGLH; from the coding sequence ATGCAGCCGTCATATATAGAATTATACAACAATGGAAGACTTGGCCAATGCGCCGGGGAACTGTACGAAAGGCTGAGTCAGTGTACCCTTTGTCCGCACCGGTGCCGTGTGAACAGGATCGAGGGAGAACGGGGGCGGTGCAAGAGCGGTGTTTATCCGGTTGTGTCCTCCTTTAATGCGCATTTTGGGGAAGAGGCGCCCCTGGTGGGACGATGCGGATCAGGGACGATCTTTTTCACTCATTGCAATCTGGATTGCATATTCTGCCAGAATTATGATATATCACATCTGGGCAGGGGTGAGGAACTATCATATCAAAGACTGGCGGAGATAATGCTTTCGCTTCAGAACAGGGGGTGCCATAATATCAATTTCGTCACGCCGACCCACATGAACTACGCCATTGTCAAGGCACTTCTCATTGCCGTGCCGATGGGACTTCGGCTTCCCCTGGTGTACAATTCCGGGGGCTATGATGACGCGGCTGTCCTCTCGATCCTTGACGGGGTCTATGATATCTACATGCCGGACTTTAAATACATGGATCCGGAAACGGCCGGGAGTCTGAGCGGCGCCCCGGATTATCCTGATGTTGCCATGGCGGCGCTGAGAGAAATACACCGGCAGGTGGGGGATCTCGTGCTGGACCGTAACGGGATCGCACGGAGGGGTCTCCTGGTGCGGCACCTGGTCCTCCCGAACAATATCGCGGCAACGGACCGTGTCATTAATTTCATTGCCGATCTCTCGCGCGGGACATACATTAATATCATGGATCAATACCACCCCGAGTACCGTGCCGGGGAATGCTTTGACCTGAAACGCAGGATAACACTGCAGGAATACGACGATGCGGTGGACCATGCCCTAAATTGCGGTTTGACGAGGATCGACGGCCTCCATTAA
- a CDS encoding substrate-binding domain-containing protein: protein MRNLLCFLFIMTALYGCSKEKESPRGTASPNTITVSGAWALYPLVVTWAEEYQKKNPGVIVDVSAGGTGKGMADALSGAADLAMASRDITKAETAQGAWFISVAKDAVVPMMSDANPLKEALLKRGITRKEFASIWISGTLISWDALAKSERKYPLHAYTRSDACGASETWAKYVGGTQEDLKGICVYGDPGLAEAVRKDPLGIGYNNVNFAYDAITKKTIRGLLPVPVDINGSGNIEPDENFYNDRDALVKAIADNKYPSPPARTLHLAARGMPQKQQVRDFLLWILGDGQRYVSESGYICLPGESLKKQAEVLTKKP from the coding sequence ATGAGAAACCTATTGTGCTTCCTCTTTATAATGACAGCCTTATACGGCTGTTCTAAAGAAAAAGAATCACCCCGGGGGACAGCCTCTCCGAACACAATAACCGTCTCCGGCGCCTGGGCCCTCTATCCCCTGGTCGTTACCTGGGCTGAGGAATACCAGAAAAAAAATCCTGGCGTCATCGTCGATGTATCTGCCGGCGGAACTGGAAAAGGAATGGCCGACGCCCTTTCCGGCGCGGCAGACCTCGCCATGGCTTCCAGGGATATCACCAAGGCCGAGACCGCCCAAGGCGCATGGTTTATCAGCGTTGCAAAGGACGCCGTGGTGCCCATGATGAGCGACGCCAATCCCCTTAAAGAGGCGCTTCTCAAGCGGGGAATCACCCGGAAAGAATTCGCCAGCATATGGATAAGCGGCACACTGATATCGTGGGATGCCCTTGCCAAATCCGAAAGAAAATATCCCCTTCATGCCTACACACGCTCCGATGCGTGCGGCGCATCCGAGACCTGGGCAAAGTATGTCGGCGGAACCCAGGAAGACCTGAAGGGAATCTGCGTGTACGGGGACCCGGGCCTCGCAGAGGCGGTGCGAAAAGACCCCCTGGGAATCGGGTATAACAATGTCAATTTCGCCTATGACGCAATAACAAAAAAAACGATTCGCGGCCTTCTTCCGGTCCCCGTGGACATTAACGGCAGCGGGAACATCGAGCCGGATGAGAATTTTTACAACGACCGTGATGCTCTCGTGAAGGCGATCGCCGATAATAAATATCCATCCCCTCCGGCGCGCACCCTGCATCTGGCGGCGCGGGGCATGCCACAGAAACAGCAGGTGCGTGATTTCCTTCTCTGGATTCTCGGTGACGGGCAGCGGTATGTTTCCGAGTCTGGGTATATCTGCCTCCCCGGTGAATCATTGAAAAAACAGGCCGAGGTCCTGACAAAAAAACCATAG
- a CDS encoding tetratricopeptide repeat protein, protein MPDSGEFFITLFFSFKYSVPALLLIMVLFFGIKLNYSIRVSSGDFIDKKQGIETVIGLVLCGISAGISLSVLLYSFNMPLLLTIPLGLLLVPTIFMIDLPYKPASYFTKDYEEEKDRDASAQPIMEHDASLFTYLNVVCLVIYAYLGGASISRYYGDQIYVTMAYMALLFILMAAGYGTGRLIKVSNLYIYGESFFPIAFLVFLVMVMSFSRQIHFLFGIILFAPMAFLLGIVLSNSIGAVINRYDSVKRATIIEFSLLIVPLPVLVALCLVSLTNLWFYIIICIVMIINVVVPAISIVNSTISGFKKGIYFFLSLFFLPLFIFMILFFRISLDNNVYVTRTEHFEELTTVNYNADYIRNEGVVTMNGRPVFALSDSVVRNLKRSLVPVALYHPEGKKMLFIDGNQRFFRSPVIGYYKYSLCLDELSDRDVDYNRLPISGTQKYIPDSAPLLSFIEKNRTIYHSIIDIPNLLDQDMNAFRFSGAYYAIVKRCLDKGGVFAQVYNIPGCRPELLSMALKNLKRSFKRHGVYFFSNIMIVFASDNDKALMINQQSYERLIGFLNSHEDLNRIFMDEPHVCAHLSSTRLDDILSVIPSNNFFPGLYLTEPERLRLKKSFIDDYVIKNRLVFDQIDSVSDERAFMQTLATSFQNNDGIISLLKKTELAEARRDYHEETKLLFDLKKQAEFKITLQGYVLKMLAYKEKYYYNAALNLEKNKKWSEAQELYRAVLTINPDNFNAHYRMALVCITLQDIEGSFSYLQQAMRINKDHPKVLMQMGVLYFSSGKTEEAIEYFNKALQQNEKSPQIFRYLGMCHEKTGNLYEAESNYAKALAADPNDIDTKARLDEVRLKIDKDSKKWDTPEQKNEFDVEQDAEMPLPVSKGAYEIRLKDEDMTLPVIDPITGEEIKTDKNEGGDTRGKQTRENKPLAPDVEKNNDMVPVR, encoded by the coding sequence CTGGGATTATTGCTGGTGCCGACCATTTTCATGATTGACCTCCCTTACAAGCCCGCCTCGTATTTCACAAAGGATTACGAGGAAGAAAAAGACCGGGATGCTTCGGCACAACCGATCATGGAGCATGACGCTTCGTTATTTACATACCTGAATGTCGTATGCCTTGTCATATATGCCTACCTGGGTGGGGCTAGCATCAGCAGGTATTATGGTGACCAGATATACGTAACAATGGCGTATATGGCGCTGCTTTTCATTCTCATGGCCGCAGGATACGGAACCGGCCGGTTGATAAAAGTCTCAAATCTGTATATCTACGGCGAATCATTTTTTCCCATCGCCTTTCTCGTTTTTCTTGTCATGGTCATGAGTTTTTCCCGGCAGATACATTTCTTGTTCGGGATCATCCTTTTTGCGCCCATGGCCTTCCTGCTTGGGATCGTCCTCTCCAACTCCATCGGCGCTGTCATAAACAGGTATGACAGCGTTAAAAGGGCGACCATCATTGAATTTTCACTGCTCATAGTGCCCCTCCCTGTGCTGGTGGCGCTCTGTCTTGTCAGTCTGACCAATCTGTGGTTTTACATCATCATTTGCATCGTGATGATCATTAACGTCGTCGTGCCGGCCATCAGCATCGTTAATTCAACCATCAGCGGATTCAAGAAAGGGATTTACTTTTTCCTGTCCCTGTTTTTTCTGCCCCTCTTCATCTTCATGATCCTGTTTTTCAGGATTTCGCTGGATAATAATGTTTACGTCACCAGGACGGAGCATTTTGAGGAACTGACCACGGTCAACTACAATGCCGACTACATTCGAAACGAGGGAGTCGTTACAATGAACGGCAGGCCGGTGTTTGCGCTTTCAGACAGCGTGGTAAGGAACCTTAAACGGTCCCTCGTCCCGGTCGCTCTCTACCATCCCGAAGGGAAGAAAATGCTCTTCATCGACGGGAACCAGAGATTCTTCCGCAGCCCCGTCATCGGCTATTACAAGTATTCCCTCTGTCTCGATGAGCTGTCTGACCGGGATGTCGATTACAACAGGCTCCCCATATCCGGTACGCAAAAATACATACCCGATAGCGCGCCCCTTCTGTCATTTATCGAAAAGAACAGGACCATATATCATTCTATCATCGATATTCCGAACCTCCTGGATCAGGATATGAATGCCTTCAGGTTTTCCGGAGCGTATTATGCCATCGTGAAACGATGCCTGGATAAGGGCGGCGTCTTTGCCCAGGTGTATAACATTCCCGGATGCAGGCCGGAGCTGCTGTCCATGGCGTTGAAGAACCTCAAGCGCTCATTTAAACGGCACGGGGTCTACTTCTTTTCGAATATCATGATCGTATTCGCGTCGGATAACGACAAGGCGTTAATGATCAACCAGCAATCGTATGAACGCCTCATCGGTTTCTTAAACAGCCATGAGGATCTGAACCGGATATTCATGGACGAGCCACATGTGTGCGCTCATCTGTCGAGTACGCGCCTTGATGATATTCTCTCCGTTATCCCCAGTAATAACTTCTTCCCTGGTCTCTATCTCACGGAGCCTGAACGCCTAAGGTTAAAGAAATCGTTCATAGATGACTATGTAATAAAAAACAGATTGGTTTTTGACCAGATTGACAGCGTATCGGACGAGCGTGCCTTCATGCAGACCCTCGCAACGTCGTTCCAGAACAATGATGGGATAATCAGCCTTCTCAAGAAGACGGAACTGGCGGAAGCCCGCCGGGATTATCATGAGGAAACGAAGCTCCTCTTTGACCTGAAAAAGCAGGCGGAGTTCAAGATTACGCTGCAGGGCTATGTTTTAAAAATGCTCGCCTACAAGGAAAAGTATTACTATAACGCGGCCCTGAACCTCGAAAAAAACAAGAAATGGTCCGAGGCGCAGGAACTGTACCGGGCCGTGCTGACAATCAATCCGGACAATTTCAACGCCCATTACCGGATGGCGCTGGTCTGTATAACGCTTCAGGACATTGAGGGTTCATTCAGCTACCTGCAGCAGGCCATGCGCATCAACAAGGACCACCCCAAGGTGCTTATGCAGATGGGAGTCCTTTATTTCTCCAGCGGAAAAACAGAGGAGGCCATCGAGTACTTCAACAAGGCGCTCCAGCAGAATGAAAAGTCCCCGCAGATATTCCGGTACCTCGGCATGTGCCATGAAAAAACGGGAAACCTCTATGAGGCGGAAAGCAATTACGCCAAGGCCCTGGCCGCGGACCCGAACGACATCGACACCAAGGCCCGTCTCGACGAAGTCAGGCTGAAAATCGACAAGGACAGCAAAAAGTGGGATACGCCCGAGCAAAAGAATGAATTCGATGTTGAACAGGACGCCGAGATGCCGCTGCCCGTAAGCAAGGGAGCCTATGAGATACGGCTCAAGGATGAGGATATGACCCTTCCCGTCATCGATCCCATAACGGGTGAGGAAATAAAAACCGATAAGAACGAGGGCGGCGACACCCGGGGTAAACAGACCCGGGAAAACAAGCCCCTGGCTCCTGACGTGGAAAAAAATAATGATATGGTGCCAGTGCGATGA